A stretch of Myroides oncorhynchi DNA encodes these proteins:
- a CDS encoding DUF11 domain-containing protein, with protein sequence MIKETRIHTLKTLLLFIVFLFAAMQGKANNVDCKIPADAILLTPNTSTLLSGKKYYINQDIILTGNSLILEANSKLYIPEGAILQASGTMHMKGGEINICDNAGFFFKGAVNIGEKGSKNDAIVNVGSFSFFSVNGSISQLDPADGNSSSTGKAQFNLSDGANINVCATLSISSIHYPMVKYVGGGHETANVVNRAPASGTPGATLSDSSSVNWFALAGLAHVLPGKANLCTNEQACESMWPPGLKAEIEGICSEIAESKPAIRLTKVGEFNITSTNQGFASIGETITYTFKIKNTGNITLRNVVLIDEMIGTSLSPQYMSGDTNNNGLLEVDEEWVYTLIYPVTQEDIDRKVVYNIASASAKDFKFKPATAISYDPNPLSLDTPDHPGLLPSCQKCTIVLLKENSLMITNPHIIQLLRNLE encoded by the coding sequence ATGATTAAAGAAACAAGAATTCACACTTTAAAAACACTACTATTATTTATAGTATTTTTATTTGCAGCAATGCAAGGGAAGGCTAATAACGTAGATTGTAAAATTCCTGCAGATGCCATTTTACTTACTCCAAATACCTCAACTTTATTAAGTGGTAAAAAGTATTACATCAATCAAGATATTATTCTTACAGGGAATAGTTTAATTCTTGAAGCTAATTCTAAATTATATATCCCTGAGGGTGCAATCCTACAAGCATCAGGAACAATGCATATGAAAGGTGGAGAAATCAATATCTGTGATAATGCAGGTTTTTTCTTTAAAGGAGCTGTAAACATTGGTGAAAAAGGAAGTAAAAATGATGCCATTGTAAATGTAGGTAGCTTTAGTTTCTTCAGCGTCAATGGTTCTATTTCACAATTAGATCCTGCAGATGGAAATAGCAGTAGTACCGGTAAAGCCCAGTTTAATTTAAGTGATGGTGCTAATATCAATGTTTGTGCTACCCTATCTATATCTTCTATTCATTATCCAATGGTTAAATATGTCGGAGGTGGACATGAAACTGCTAATGTAGTAAATAGAGCACCTGCTTCAGGAACTCCTGGAGCTACACTATCGGATTCTTCTTCTGTAAATTGGTTTGCTCTTGCAGGACTAGCACACGTTCTACCTGGTAAAGCTAATCTATGTACAAACGAACAAGCATGTGAATCTATGTGGCCTCCTGGACTAAAAGCTGAAATAGAGGGCATCTGTAGTGAAATAGCAGAATCTAAACCAGCTATCAGGCTTACTAAAGTAGGTGAATTTAATATTACTAGTACTAATCAAGGTTTTGCTTCTATAGGAGAGACAATAACGTATACGTTTAAAATTAAAAACACAGGAAATATTACTTTAAGAAATGTCGTATTAATTGATGAAATGATAGGAACTAGCTTATCACCTCAGTATATGAGTGGAGATACTAACAATAACGGTTTACTAGAAGTAGATGAAGAATGGGTATACACACTTATATATCCTGTTACTCAAGAAGACATTGATAGAAAAGTGGTATATAACATTGCCTCGGCTTCTGCTAAAGATTTCAAGTTCAAACCAGCTACAGCTATATCTTATGACCCTAATCCTTTATCTCTAGATACTCCAGATCATCCAGGTTTACTACCTAGCTGTCAAAAATGTACAATCGTTCTACTAAAAGAGAATAGTTTAATGATAACAAACCCTCATATCATTCAACTTTTAAGAAACTTAGAATAA